The Yersinia entomophaga nucleotide sequence TCTTAAATATTTTCATTTCAGGGAAAAACCGCCCGGTTTTAACACCGGGCGGAGAAAGAAAGCGGGAAATGGTCAAACAGACTTTATGGAAGGTTTAAAACGCTGGATAACCCATTTCTCTATTTCAACAATAATGAAGATGGCAAGACCCACCAGTAATGTCAGGCCCCAGTAATAGGCTGGCAGAGGTTCGGTTCCAAAGGCTGTGTTCATAAACGGCAGATAGATAATTGCCAGTTGCAGCAAGATTAGAACGCCGGAAACCAGCCACAGACCTTTGTTAACGAACAACTCTTTGTTCAGCGGGAAGCGATCCGCCACGCGGCAGTTAAACATGTAAATCCACTGCGCGGTAACCAGCGTTTGCATGAGCACTGTACGGATAAATTCGGTGCTGTAACCTCGAGGTTCCAGATAAGCTTCCAGAATAAAGGCACTGATAGCAATCAAAGTACCGACAAAGGCGATACGCCAGATAGCGTGGCCGTCCAGTACATGGCGCGAAGGATCTCGCGGATTGCGGTTCATGATGCCTCTTTCTGCCGGTTCAAATGCCAGACCGAAAGAAAGCGTAGTAGAGGTCGCCATATTCATCCACAGAATTTGCAGCGGCGTTAACGGAATGACCGCCCCGGCAAGAATGGCAAAGATGATTAGCAGCCCCTGCGCCAGGTTGGTTGGCAGGATAAACAGGATGGTTTTCTTCAGGTTATCGTAAACCCGACGCCCTTCTTCTACCGCACTGGCGATGGTGGCGAAGTTATCATCAGAGAGCACCATATCGGCAGCTTCTTTAGTCACTTCGGTTCCTTTGATCCCCATCGCGATACCCACATCCGCCTGTTTCAGCGCCGGTGCATCGTTGACGCCATCGCCGGTCATGCCAACGATTTCACCTTTGGTTTGCAACGCTTTTACCAGACGCAGCTTATGCTCCGGGCTGGTTCGGGCGAAGATATCGTAACGAACCGCGGCTTCGGCCAGTTCCTCATCGTCCATATGTTCCAGCTGACTGCCGGTAATGGAATCCGTGCCGTTGCCTATTCCCAGCATCGCGCCAATTGCCATGGCGGTTTCCTGATGGTCGCCGGTGATCATTTTCACGCGAATACCGGCCTGCTGGCAGGTGGCTATCGCATCAATGGCTTCAGGGCGCGGCGGATCCATCATGCCGGCAATACCGACAAACACCATACCCTGTTGAATATCGGCATGATCCAGTTTGCTAATGCCCTCGTCAGTAGGTCGGAACGCCGCAGCCACCATACGCAAGCCCTGCTTGGCGTAGCGAGCCATTTCAGCTTCCCAGTAATCGCGGCGGAACGGAGCGACGCCGTTTGCCGTCAGTTCCTGCTGGCAGAAGGTAAATAGTACGTCCGGCGCGCCGGTCAGGAAGATGCTGTTTTCCGACTGAATCTGATGGCTGGTGGCCATATATTTATAAGCGGAATCAAAAGGAATTTTACCGAGTTGATTAACCTGACCCAGCTCAATGCCGGATTTCGCCGCCAGTACTTTTAGCGCCCCTTCGGTTGGGCCGCCGGTAATCACCCAATGACCCTGATCGTTTTTCTGGATCTGGCTGTCATTACATAAATTCACCGCAGTGATGAATGTTTTCAGCGTTGGGTTTGCAGCTAAATCGGCCTGCTGGTCGCTGCCTTCCTGATAAATATTGCCAACGGGCTCATAGCTTTCACCTTCAACGCGATAGCA carries:
- a CDS encoding cation-transporting P-type ATPase; translated protein: MHNTPNQKSASPPPSGKTWYQLTTDESLEQLNTTTEGLSQQEAAKRLKKHGPNALPEKKRKHPLLQFLAHFNDVLIYILLAAALVKGLMGHSVDTIIILCVAVINALIGFVQENKAEKSLKSIQNMLSSKAVVIRDGITQTIDAKDLVPGDIVTLKPGDKIPADLRLLEGHNLQIEEAILTGESTVVEKQTGVIESESVIGDRKNLLFSGTTISAGTAKGVVIATGGDTELGHINQMMSTVESTRTPLLQQMDRLGKAIFILILVMMAVLFVFAFILRDLPVDELLLALISLAVASVPEGLPAIISIILSLGVQSMARKRAIIRKLPTVETLGAMTVVCSDKTGTLTMNEMTVKAVILADHCYRVEGESYEPVGNIYQEGSDQQADLAANPTLKTFITAVNLCNDSQIQKNDQGHWVITGGPTEGALKVLAAKSGIELGQVNQLGKIPFDSAYKYMATSHQIQSENSIFLTGAPDVLFTFCQQELTANGVAPFRRDYWEAEMARYAKQGLRMVAAAFRPTDEGISKLDHADIQQGMVFVGIAGMMDPPRPEAIDAIATCQQAGIRVKMITGDHQETAMAIGAMLGIGNGTDSITGSQLEHMDDEELAEAAVRYDIFARTSPEHKLRLVKALQTKGEIVGMTGDGVNDAPALKQADVGIAMGIKGTEVTKEAADMVLSDDNFATIASAVEEGRRVYDNLKKTILFILPTNLAQGLLIIFAILAGAVIPLTPLQILWMNMATSTTLSFGLAFEPAERGIMNRNPRDPSRHVLDGHAIWRIAFVGTLIAISAFILEAYLEPRGYSTEFIRTVLMQTLVTAQWIYMFNCRVADRFPLNKELFVNKGLWLVSGVLILLQLAIIYLPFMNTAFGTEPLPAYYWGLTLLVGLAIFIIVEIEKWVIQRFKPSIKSV